The Aedes albopictus strain Foshan chromosome 2, AalbF5, whole genome shotgun sequence region gaggagattactccagttttctgagatggattctctcttaccgtgcctttttgtttcaattaaaaagtatgagtaatcgtactttcttgttaaacttacttcggtaatgtaaaatacatacctgatatgtgaatttaattgcttcttggtggaataaaaatgtTACTAGATTTagattatcgcttaaatcacATTAGCGCAGTTttggttttttcactatgaatgcagtgaacgagcagaaacccgcttcatgtaaacacactttagcgtcaaaatgatacttttaaatgtttctaatgagcgttttgacatggtaacaatacattagtgttgtattggtgaaattgaagggagattgtcatatcattcattcataatatggaaataatgaaaaaatattcgaaggcacacggtgaatggagcccccacggtgaatggcgccttgacggtacctcgaaaaaaaaaaacgaaagaaaatcgaatgtaaaaaatcgaatgtaaaaaatcgattcagtcgatttcgtggggcttcaacatcgattcagaaaatcgattaatcggaacaaaaacatcgatgttgcgaacatcgattcaaaatttccCAACGCTAGTCTGGAGGTAAGGAACGGCAtgatcatacgcgccaacttgtgacgtggttggggggcaaggcctctcaaaatcaatgatgTTCGAGAAATATCGGCGCAGTTCATCTTATTTTGgtatattcacgtgaaaactagtacattgagctgaaaaaagttcaatattgtccaattttggagagcttcgccctcccaactacgtcacaagttggcgcctatgggcaTGATCTAGATTCTAGAACAAGTTATTGGGCATGTGATATCAAAACTAAATACTGATTGCATTACCATTGATTTGTGTATGTTTCgctattgatttttatttcactgcTTTTTTAACCATTATGGCAACAGTAACAATGTTACAAGTCTCACTCAACAATAAATAGTATACAGTCACTGCATCACAAAATCAGTCCCGAATTGTCTCCAACAACTTACAGCACATATGGATAACCGGTGTAGGGAGCTGCGAACGGAGCGGCATAAGGAGAAGCGGCATAAGGAGCAGCAAATGTGCGGGCGAAAGGAGCTGCGGCAGCAGTGTAAGCCAGAGGAGCAGCAGCGGCCAGAGCTGGAGCCGAGTAAGCTACTGGAGTGGCGACCTTGGCAACGGGAGCGGTGTAAGCTAGGGGAGCTGCCGCTGCCGAGTACGCCAGAGGAGCTGGTGCGGCGTAGGTCACAGGAGCAGCAATCGGAGCGGTGTAGGCCAAAGGAGCCACTCCGTTGTAGTTACGAGCGATGACCTGAGAGCTCTGGGCGGTCACGAAGGCTGGTGCTGGAGCAGCATAGGCCAATGGAGCTGAGTAGGCAACGGGAGCGACGACTCCGGGCTTGGCACAGACGCAGGAGATGGCCAGGGCGGCGATGCAGATCTGGAATTGATAGAACGTTTGTTAAGCAACTGAAACTTAAACTGATCAAGAATGAGTCATACCAATTTGGTGAACATGTTGATCGATTTTGATTGTAATGTGTACCGGTTGAAGATTGCAATTGAACTATGATTCTACTCACGCCACCGCTCGATTTATATATTATTTGAACAGTTTTGGATTTTATGAGTTCTTGCATGTCACATTCCCTCCCGTAATCGACTTTATGCCCCATTGCTGAACGTGAACTTGACTTTTTCGGTTTTGTTTTCACTTATCCTTTTGGCACGGATTGGATGGACAGCAATTtgctgtttttgattttttttgcattctcACAGGTGATAAATAAAACTGGACCCAAAATAGTTGAGCTGCATATTAAGTATGGAGGTTTAAGCTCACCAGCGGTGGATCTATGAATCGAAATCGAGTCAGATAGTACAGACAATCGAGATTTTTACTTTGATTTCTTAACTCCCTCGATACATGTATCTAGacgacaatgacaggcaacgacttgatattgGCCCGCACTCCATATCACTGTCATGACAACAGAACTATTTGATTTCATATTTTGTACCACCTATGAAAATATCATCACGATATATGTTTGTTTGGATTCTTTAATGGATTATATGAATTTTagtaagtatcataatttcaacTTTATATTGCTTATTTCAGTATCATCATGATCGACTTTTCCGTACTGGTTCATTAtggaactgaaatgagttgcataataaaaatagtTGCATGATGTTTATAATGCAACTTATTTGAGctgcattatgaacattttgcaactcagatgagttgtataatgcaaaaaaaaacattgcataaaattgtgtattcaactcgttgcaaaaatcgattttttcagcactcttcgtatttatccaactcggcaagcctcgttggataatgtacagctcgtactgaaaaaatcatctttttgcaactcgttgcataaataactatcagaTCAGATCTATCCATCAgtgatcagtgctgaaaatttcatttcgtcatatcttaattcaatcacctacggctcattttagaagctgaacctgagaatatggtttatgaaaaacttgtgcggctagaccagttctgcaagaaagtcacggaaaaaccgctattttcgaATACTTAAGGAAgctgtcacggactacctttgaaaaatgccaaatgatattcaccgtgaatatcatttgaatTTTTCGGAGGTAGTCCGTGACTTTTactttaaatatttgaaaaatagtggttttccgtgactttcttgcagaactggtctagccgcacaagtttttcatataccatattctcaggttcagcttctaaaatgagctgtaggtggttgaatttagacatgacgaaattaatttttcagcactgtcaGTGATATCTACACGGTCAAAGGACGCTTAGCACAAATGTAGGGTATGTCCTGCTAGCAGAAGAGGCTTTTTAAATAAAAACTTATGCAATGGTGAAAGTGTAGGTTCATTAGATCGACCCAAAATTTGTCCAAATTATCACTTAACTTAATGGTCATTATGTTTGATTGATATTAGACCGATTGAAAAACAGCTGGCCATGCTGTTGCATGAAGGACGCAAAAACTTCcaagaaaaaccctaattaatccacctagcggtgatggcgcctttctcgtgccttcgaaaccccatttcaataaaacttgttgtgtaaaatgttgatgtatatcgcactttcatacaatcaacagaaatccatttcatgataccagaaatcctatcgtttatctggcttttaatgtttgagcctcaatttcttaagaaaaagacgctattttgaatttgaagctgccatttaggatttaagattgccatcttggatgttctggtcgccatttttggcgtttGGTTGAAgtattcgtcattgatataatcgtcatcattgaaaattcgaaagcagttttctcattcaaaactgaaattttcgcagtggtgttcactgtactccattttccacccgcaatacagtgaatacattttcactgcggaaatttcagttttgaacgagaaaactgctttcgaattttcaatgatgacgattatgtcaatgacgaatccttcaaccttaagagcctaaatctctattaaacatccgccatatttaattttgagccgccaccttgaacatttggctgccatcttgaattttgggccgacatcgtggagcttctggtctccagtgttaatTTCCGCATAAAACTCgccggttacaaaaatcgccgcagtttgatgtatcgcatgatggggctagttcaattttatatacaGCCAGTTATACCAGTGCTGGTCAGTATCACtgaattggccataactccggaacgccttggccgatctggaccatttttgatagcaaacaattccgggttttcaagctataatccgaaaaatcggccaataggaagtgccttaaaagtgagggaACTTAATttgcgcacacacatacatacgtacatacatacacacatacagacataatcttaattcgttgaactgagttgattggtatatgcgacttgatcctctgagcctttttttagaaaaatcgttttttgagtgaacatatagttttttactacactaagtgtacgagaaaagcaaacACTACTTCCGAGCTTTttagctttagttatctaactaagccaatagattccaagatcgtttttggtagcaaatttaataatctttcaaatgcgataagtttgaccattttcaagttatagccagtttgagacaagcaaagtaaaaaacatgtaaagtccaattactacgtaacggtttagattagaccatatgcgtaaaacatttttttcaccggtgtttgcttgctaacgttcatgaggttatcaaaaaatcctaactttgctgtgtcgcatatatttggccgctttcggagggacacccggaactggttacggcactaccggctgtccctaatgtggtcctaacctatttcttcgaTAACCaggcatcaggttatcagaaaagccgttatttgttgtatcgtatgcatgggtttggtactcttttatatttggccacatccgtcgggacccccggagccggttccggacaactaccggttcagacatggtctgatactattttcctgctaaccgttcatcaggttatcgaaaatgccgctgtttgatgtgtcgcatgcatgggtttggtactcttttaaatttggccacttccggtgggacacccggaactggttccggaatacaaccggctgtctctaatgtggtcccaacctatttctttgataaccagtcatcaggttatcagaaaagccgttatttgttgtatcgcatgcatgggttaggtactcttttttatttggccacatccgtcgggacccccggaaccggttccggaacactaccggttcagatatggtctattaTTGTTTtcctgcaaaccgttcatcaggatatcgaaaatgccgctgtttgatgtgtcgcatgcataggtttggtactcttttatgtttggtcacttccgaggggacatccggaaccggttccggaacactaccggttcagatgtggtctgatactgttttcctgctaaccgttcatcagattatcaaaaaagctgctgtttgatgtgtcgcatgcatgagttatgttcaatttgatgtttgaccacttccggcgggacacccagaaccggttccggaacactaccggttcagatatggtctgagactattttcctgctcaccgttcatcagataatcttaaatgccgtggtttgatgggtcgcatgcatgggtttggtgcatgttcatgtctggccccttccaggggtaccgatccggaacacctaaatggccataactccagaacggctggaccgatccgaaccattttcaataggaaacaatgggaccagattccgcgtcgaatgagccgttgatcgttaaaatcggttgatatttactatctaaaagtgaggtgacctttttttgtacacatacacacacacatacatacacacacacacatatacacacacacagacatcatctcaactcgtcgagctgagtcgattggtatatgaaacttgcccctccgggggctctatcgaaatttcatttttggagtgaacatatagcctttcggtacaccttggtgtacgagaaaggcaaaaacaaacgACAGTTTTGGAACCAAAAAACTCTGTAACAGTCTAAAACCTAAAACAAAATGAGAACGAAAACGAAGAGGGCAAGAACGGAATGGCGAATTTCCAATGTACCTATGAAGTTTCGTACGGTTGCTCACAATAACTGCAAAGATTTAAAGTAGAATTTAGAACATTCCTTGACTATTTGggaatttttctgatttttttctgaaaaatgaatGTGAAAATTCTATGAAATGAAAATTTttcatttgaaacattttcttgaaaatttcttgggTAATTTTCTTAGGAATGCATACGACAAAtgatttgctttttttttaatcaattcaGCAAATTTTATTGGGAATTGGGAACtacagttttgttttttttttcattccttggactatttttttagaaatttgtttcagcatttttttggaaaataattcAGCAATTCCTAATGAATGTGCACAATGA contains the following coding sequences:
- the LOC109426631 gene encoding cuticle protein 21 gives rise to the protein MFTKLICIAALAISCVCAKPGVVAPVAYSAPLAYAAPAPAFVTAQSSQVIARNYNGVAPLAYTAPIAAPVTYAAPAPLAYSAAAAPLAYTAPVAKVATPVAYSAPALAAAAPLAYTAAAAPFARTFAAPYAASPYAAPFAAPYTGYPYVL